The Tardiphaga alba genome includes a window with the following:
- a CDS encoding GrlR family regulatory protein: protein MKNGLYSIHVELLDGRAGKGSGVVTFRDGEMLGGDAYLFYVGTYVINHENSTFKGEVSVMQHTPSPDMSPLFGGQSQPVGIGLTGTFTDTAATMNGTALVGKNSQIFRATLRKLAESQQ, encoded by the coding sequence ATGAAAAACGGTCTTTACTCGATCCATGTCGAACTACTGGACGGCCGTGCAGGCAAAGGCAGCGGTGTCGTAACGTTTCGCGACGGCGAAATGCTTGGCGGCGATGCCTATCTGTTTTACGTGGGTACCTATGTGATCAATCACGAGAACAGCACCTTCAAGGGTGAGGTTTCAGTGATGCAGCATACACCCAGCCCGGACATGAGTCCCCTGTTCGGAGGCCAGAGCCAGCCTGTCGGCATCGGCCTGACCGGCACTTTCACGGACACCGCGGCCACGATGAATGGTACTGCGCTGGTCGGCAAGAACAGCCAGATTTTCCGGGCGACCCTGCGCAAGCTCGCCGAATCCCAGCAATAG
- a CDS encoding PilZ domain-containing protein, which produces MIPEKRNAGRVAFERGFPVWLMAIDGTWRRNCRIMDVSETGARLVVESSIEGINLKEFFLLLSSTGLAFRRCELAWVNGEEIGATFLRQGTKKKSAKNADAEV; this is translated from the coding sequence ATGATCCCTGAAAAGCGAAATGCTGGGCGTGTGGCGTTCGAACGCGGTTTTCCGGTGTGGCTGATGGCCATCGACGGAACGTGGCGCCGTAACTGTCGCATTATGGACGTCTCCGAAACCGGCGCCCGCCTGGTGGTCGAAAGCTCCATCGAGGGGATCAACCTCAAGGAATTCTTCCTGCTGCTGTCATCGACCGGCCTCGCCTTTCGTCGCTGCGAGCTGGCTTGGGTCAATGGCGAAGAGATCGGCGCCACGTTCTTGCGTCAAGGAACCAAAAAGAAAAGCGCGAAAAACGCCGACGCCGAGGTCTGA
- a CDS encoding HNH endonuclease → MSRATPEWIGKTPDAKIPPRVRRRVFMAHGGICHLAGRKIKPGEPWDCDHVIALINGGEHRESNLAPALRDKHREKTAEDVAEKSRVYRKAAKNIGIDMRKGPKMRGGGFQRRPAQRSASRPIERRSEVRP, encoded by the coding sequence GTGAGCCGCGCAACGCCAGAATGGATCGGCAAGACGCCTGACGCGAAGATTCCGCCGCGGGTGCGTCGCCGGGTCTTCATGGCGCATGGCGGTATCTGCCACCTCGCCGGCCGGAAGATCAAGCCGGGCGAGCCTTGGGACTGCGACCACGTCATCGCGCTCATCAACGGCGGCGAGCACCGAGAGAGCAATTTGGCGCCGGCACTGCGCGACAAGCACCGAGAGAAGACCGCCGAAGACGTGGCCGAGAAATCCCGCGTCTATCGGAAGGCTGCGAAGAACATCGGCATCGATATGCGCAAGGGGCCGAAGATGCGCGGCGGCGGGTTTCAGCGCCGGCCGGCGCAGCGGAGCGCGAGCCGACCTATCGAGCGACGGAGCGAGGTGCGACCATGA
- a CDS encoding Nmad5 family putative nucleotide modification protein, producing the protein MSLRLTNDIREQISLAVLRHRFSAEVNELMALRAGLADDIYNDFYRKADRDKIDALPDGWLPKSTSVSAKFGEHGSGYSQIEFTGRFTGMLNKLRPQPHKTINEVARRVLIKHQHTCWKVYEAGHKLSIRHDKLRDAVSDLESRVRVCEKQIEQALNSVTTAAALVKAWPEVAPFVAAIIPEERKAVALPVAALNEALKLPVKKAA; encoded by the coding sequence ATGTCATTGCGCCTTACCAACGATATCCGTGAGCAGATTTCCCTCGCCGTGCTGCGTCATCGCTTCTCAGCCGAGGTGAATGAGCTGATGGCGCTGCGCGCCGGTCTTGCTGACGACATCTATAACGATTTTTACCGCAAGGCTGACCGCGACAAGATCGATGCACTGCCCGACGGCTGGCTGCCCAAGAGCACAAGCGTGTCCGCCAAGTTTGGCGAACATGGGAGCGGCTATTCGCAGATCGAGTTCACAGGCCGCTTCACCGGCATGCTCAACAAGCTGCGTCCGCAGCCACACAAGACGATCAACGAGGTGGCGCGCCGTGTGCTGATCAAGCACCAGCATACGTGCTGGAAGGTCTACGAGGCCGGCCACAAGCTCTCAATCCGCCATGACAAGCTGCGCGATGCAGTGTCCGACCTCGAGAGCCGCGTGCGGGTCTGCGAGAAGCAGATCGAGCAGGCCCTCAATTCGGTGACCACTGCGGCGGCGCTGGTCAAAGCCTGGCCCGAGGTCGCACCGTTCGTCGCCGCCATCATCCCGGAGGAACGGAAAGCTGTAGCCCTGCCCGTCGCTGCGCTGAATGAAGCGCTCAAGCTGCCCGTCAAGAAGGCCGCATAA
- a CDS encoding Rha family transcriptional regulator, with translation MQTLTSTTPTMSSREIAELVESRHDDVKRSIDRLVERGVIVQPPMADEPGFDTFGRSRPTKVYRLCKRDSYVVVAQLSPEFTARLVDRWQELEDAAATLAPALPDFTSPAIAARAWAEQFEARANAEAQVAEQAPKVELYERLLNADGLIGLQDAGRALLCHPNLFIRDVVIPEYCFRDGSRIVAKQTSVQRGLFENKAFTAPNDKVLLRAWMTPKGLAHFGTVRIPDHVKNPPRAAVSKPVPALTAAATAH, from the coding sequence TTGCAGACCCTCACCTCCACAACTCCGACCATGTCGAGCCGCGAAATCGCGGAGCTGGTCGAAAGCCGCCATGATGACGTGAAGCGGTCGATTGACCGACTCGTCGAGCGCGGCGTCATCGTCCAACCGCCAATGGCGGATGAACCCGGCTTCGACACGTTCGGCCGATCTCGTCCCACGAAGGTCTATCGCCTCTGCAAGCGCGATAGCTACGTCGTGGTGGCGCAGCTATCGCCGGAATTCACGGCGCGCCTGGTCGATCGCTGGCAGGAACTTGAAGATGCTGCCGCGACGCTGGCGCCTGCCCTTCCCGACTTCACAAGCCCGGCCATCGCCGCGCGCGCATGGGCCGAGCAGTTCGAGGCTCGCGCCAATGCTGAAGCACAAGTCGCCGAGCAGGCTCCCAAGGTCGAGCTATATGAGCGCCTGCTGAACGCCGACGGCTTGATCGGCCTGCAGGACGCCGGCCGCGCCCTGCTCTGTCATCCTAATCTGTTCATCCGCGACGTTGTGATCCCGGAATACTGCTTCCGCGACGGCAGCCGCATCGTCGCCAAGCAGACGTCAGTTCAGCGCGGCCTGTTCGAGAACAAGGCCTTCACAGCGCCGAACGACAAAGTCCTGCTCCGCGCATGGATGACGCCCAAGGGCCTCGCCCATTTCGGCACCGTCCGCATTCCCGATCACGTCAAGAACCCGCCGCGCGCTGCGGTATCGAAACCCGTCCCTGCGCTCACCGCAGCGGCTACGGCTCATTGA
- a CDS encoding S24 family peptidase — protein MDIISEIREGLRKPGKSKIGLAAALGRQPSVVTAILGEGKNGKPRQVKADEVEKIRAYFRDGEQTGTVIRPEGPEPSEVSPAPNAPRFSQFGDFDVEVKGITVGGNDDEFYFNGKVSEHVRRPPGLLHKKGVFAVEVSNDSMVPRYEVGEIVYVQEKVPASGDHVVIELYHPDDETQAGKSFVKKFERRTGRRIYCTQYNPPKEIEFDTGEVKAVYRVFPNRELFG, from the coding sequence ATGGACATAATTTCTGAAATCCGCGAAGGGCTTAGGAAGCCTGGCAAGTCGAAGATCGGCCTAGCCGCCGCCCTCGGCCGCCAACCGTCGGTCGTCACGGCTATCCTAGGCGAAGGCAAGAACGGTAAGCCGCGGCAGGTGAAGGCCGACGAGGTCGAGAAGATCCGTGCATACTTTCGCGATGGCGAGCAGACCGGCACGGTCATCCGCCCCGAAGGCCCCGAACCGTCGGAGGTGTCGCCAGCTCCAAACGCGCCGCGCTTCTCGCAATTCGGAGACTTCGACGTCGAAGTCAAAGGCATCACGGTCGGCGGAAACGACGACGAATTCTACTTCAATGGAAAGGTGAGCGAGCATGTCCGGCGCCCACCGGGACTTCTGCACAAGAAGGGTGTGTTTGCCGTAGAGGTATCCAACGACAGCATGGTCCCGCGATATGAGGTCGGGGAGATCGTGTATGTTCAGGAGAAGGTCCCCGCCTCTGGCGACCATGTCGTGATCGAGCTGTATCACCCGGACGATGAGACGCAGGCCGGCAAGAGCTTTGTGAAGAAGTTTGAGCGCCGCACGGGGCGGCGCATCTATTGCACCCAGTACAATCCGCCGAAAGAGATCGAGTTCGACACCGGCGAAGTGAAGGCAGTCTATCGAGTGTTCCCAAATCGTGAGTTGTTCGGCTAA
- a CDS encoding GcrA family cell cycle regulator encodes MRVETEFRAAAKWTPEQDEQLKKLVMSNRSFRDAVTVINTEHGTSFSRSAAIGRANRLGLCNPMPKSEQGLRKSRRVEKILEAKKKRQDARPLREPKFKAEPVEAAPAFAGMLGLSLHDLFEMSGDRPNQCRAIEGDTADALYCGATTRAGRAWCDHHHGRFTTKPEPRLRAADASRRGRKVSNYVGSHEAA; translated from the coding sequence ATGAGGGTTGAGACTGAGTTTAGAGCCGCTGCGAAGTGGACGCCGGAGCAAGACGAGCAGCTGAAGAAGCTGGTGATGTCGAACCGCTCGTTTCGCGACGCCGTCACTGTCATCAATACGGAGCATGGGACCAGCTTTAGCCGCAGCGCCGCCATCGGGCGCGCTAACCGGCTAGGGCTTTGCAATCCCATGCCGAAAAGCGAGCAAGGCCTCCGCAAATCGCGCCGGGTCGAGAAAATCCTCGAGGCCAAGAAGAAGCGGCAGGACGCCCGCCCGCTGCGCGAGCCGAAGTTCAAGGCTGAGCCGGTCGAAGCGGCACCCGCATTTGCCGGCATGCTCGGTCTGTCGCTGCATGATCTTTTCGAGATGTCGGGCGACCGTCCGAACCAGTGTCGCGCCATCGAGGGCGATACGGCTGACGCCCTGTATTGCGGCGCCACGACACGTGCTGGCCGCGCTTGGTGCGATCACCATCATGGTCGTTTCACCACAAAGCCCGAACCGCGCCTCCGGGCTGCCGATGCCAGCCGTCGCGGTCGCAAGGTTTCCAACTATGTCGGGAGTCACGAAGCGGCATGA
- a CDS encoding DNA-methyltransferase, translated as MSVETFLNGEVQLIHGDCLEHLPALGPVSCVMSDPPYEAHMHAAKREKKVFGAQRRIRTDGHANPPPVNFASIDGVREVVTQPLVEMCQGWFIMFCTPEGVAPWRDQIESAQAKYKRACIWVKPDSAPQFNGQGPAMGAECFVTAWCGPGYSSWNGGGRRNVFTHLTNASDRHGEHPTEKPLSLMLELVDLFTQPGDLILDPFMGSGSTGVAAVRLGRRFIGIEKDARYFEIACERITDAASRPDMFIAPRAAAVRQDSLFASLQSEAAAE; from the coding sequence ATGAGCGTCGAGACCTTCCTCAATGGCGAGGTGCAGCTAATCCATGGCGATTGCCTGGAGCATCTGCCGGCGCTTGGCCCGGTCTCCTGCGTCATGTCGGATCCCCCGTATGAAGCGCACATGCATGCTGCAAAGCGGGAAAAAAAAGTCTTTGGCGCGCAGCGGCGCATCCGCACTGATGGCCACGCCAACCCGCCGCCGGTGAATTTTGCGTCGATCGACGGCGTACGCGAGGTGGTCACCCAGCCGCTGGTCGAGATGTGCCAGGGCTGGTTCATCATGTTCTGCACGCCTGAGGGCGTGGCGCCGTGGCGTGACCAGATCGAATCGGCTCAGGCCAAATACAAGCGCGCCTGCATCTGGGTGAAGCCGGACAGTGCCCCGCAGTTCAACGGGCAGGGCCCGGCCATGGGCGCCGAGTGCTTTGTCACCGCCTGGTGCGGGCCTGGCTACTCGTCGTGGAACGGCGGCGGTCGGCGCAACGTCTTCACGCACCTGACCAATGCCAGCGATCGGCATGGCGAGCATCCGACCGAAAAGCCGCTGTCGCTCATGCTCGAGCTCGTGGACCTGTTCACCCAGCCCGGTGACCTGATCCTCGACCCTTTCATGGGCTCGGGCTCGACCGGCGTGGCTGCCGTGCGGCTCGGCCGGCGCTTCATCGGCATCGAAAAGGATGCCCGGTACTTCGAAATCGCCTGCGAGCGCATCACAGACGCGGCCTCGCGACCTGACATGTTCATTGCGCCGCGCGCGGCTGCTGTGCGTCAGGATTCTCTCTTCGCATCTCTCCAATCAGAGGCAGCAGCAGAATGA
- a CDS encoding DUF2312 domain-containing protein, which translates to MTPDQSNTGAALPITDDQATHSFAKEQLKAFVERIEHVEGEIKDLTDARKDIYGELKGAGYDVKAIRTIVRMRKQDANQRAEQETILETYLQALGMLG; encoded by the coding sequence ATGACGCCAGATCAATCGAACACCGGGGCGGCGCTCCCCATCACCGACGACCAGGCCACCCACAGCTTCGCCAAGGAGCAGCTGAAGGCGTTTGTCGAGCGCATTGAGCATGTCGAGGGCGAAATCAAAGACCTGACCGACGCGCGCAAGGACATCTACGGCGAACTGAAAGGCGCCGGATACGATGTGAAGGCGATCCGCACCATCGTACGCATGCGGAAACAGGACGCCAACCAGCGTGCTGAGCAGGAAACGATACTGGAAACCTATCTGCAGGCATTGGGGATGCTCGGCTGA
- the nusG gene encoding transcription termination/antitermination protein NusG codes for MEGETNSATRWYVVLTEPQQEILAVWRLHEAGRELFTPVIRKRVKTGRIGKKGQKVTRIVARPMFPGYGFIRASNDGEFYDVLATRGVRDFLYINDKPVLLPDEAIRKVFARQVQQQHEWLQTSAFKSGDKVRIEPDGGAYAGMLATVDKVDGKGRIEILLGMIRHSLPADMVVSA; via the coding sequence ATGGAAGGCGAGACCAACAGCGCAACCCGGTGGTACGTGGTGCTAACCGAGCCGCAGCAGGAAATACTCGCAGTCTGGCGCCTGCACGAGGCAGGCCGAGAGCTGTTCACGCCTGTAATACGAAAGCGGGTCAAGACCGGACGTATTGGGAAGAAAGGACAGAAGGTCACGCGCATTGTCGCGCGCCCGATGTTTCCTGGTTACGGCTTCATCCGCGCTTCGAACGATGGCGAGTTCTACGATGTTCTCGCGACGCGCGGCGTGCGTGACTTCTTGTACATCAACGATAAACCGGTGCTGCTGCCTGACGAGGCAATCCGTAAGGTCTTTGCACGGCAGGTTCAGCAGCAGCATGAATGGCTTCAGACGTCGGCCTTCAAGAGCGGTGATAAAGTGCGGATCGAGCCCGACGGCGGTGCCTATGCTGGGATGCTGGCGACGGTGGACAAAGTGGACGGCAAGGGTAGGATCGAGATACTGTTGGGCATGATCCGGCATAGTCTTCCGGCCGATATGGTTGTTTCAGCTTGA
- a CDS encoding HNH endonuclease signature motif containing protein, translating to MVRLACQRPRSTRRHVRCRLGKPIERKQRFREHSPNRIRGRKGVALRLRRLANEPLCRDCKAEGKDTPSTVPDHIIPLAQGGADEDSNIRCLCADHHRIRTAEQFGHLPSFGNDVNGRPLDPSHPWNRR from the coding sequence ATGGTGCGTCTCGCTTGCCAGAGGCCGAGGTCGACACGGCGCCATGTGAGATGCCGGTTGGGTAAGCCGATCGAGCGTAAGCAGCGATTCCGCGAGCACTCGCCTAACCGTATCCGAGGCCGCAAGGGCGTTGCGCTCCGGCTGCGGCGGCTGGCCAATGAGCCGCTATGCAGGGACTGCAAGGCTGAGGGCAAAGACACCCCCAGCACTGTGCCTGACCACATCATCCCGCTTGCGCAAGGTGGCGCGGATGAGGACAGTAACATCCGCTGCCTATGCGCAGACCACCACCGGATCAGGACTGCCGAGCAGTTCGGACATCTTCCATCGTTCGGCAACGACGTGAACGGTCGGCCGCTCGACCCGTCGCACCCATGGAACCGACGCTGA
- a CDS encoding P27 family phage terminase small subunit, producing the protein MNNLAITPISGGDGVPPEPDWRTIFGDDDDLAIAQEQWGIIIRDMREAGTLSVANGHYAKRLVEFRVQYERSSRHVAEKGAILAPTSKKAKVGQWNPHWSVMRQADENIRVAEAELGLSPVRRGKATKVQHGKKTSRAADAFLRPVSK; encoded by the coding sequence GTGAATAATCTAGCAATTACGCCAATTTCTGGCGGTGATGGCGTCCCTCCCGAACCGGACTGGCGGACCATCTTTGGTGACGACGACGATCTCGCAATCGCGCAAGAGCAGTGGGGCATCATCATCCGCGATATGCGGGAGGCGGGCACCCTGTCGGTGGCCAACGGCCACTACGCGAAACGCCTCGTCGAGTTCAGGGTGCAATACGAGCGGTCATCACGCCACGTTGCCGAAAAGGGGGCGATCCTCGCGCCGACGAGTAAGAAGGCCAAGGTCGGTCAGTGGAATCCGCATTGGTCTGTAATGCGCCAGGCCGACGAGAATATCCGAGTGGCCGAGGCCGAGCTCGGTCTCTCGCCGGTGCGCCGGGGCAAGGCGACCAAAGTGCAGCATGGCAAGAAAACCTCGCGTGCGGCGGACGCGTTCCTCCGTCCAGTATCCAAATGA
- a CDS encoding terminase large subunit, protein MVDGRLVVGELARHAGERHLRDIVDGESRGIFWRPELKALNPTGPLAFLPAVLPITAGAKAGHPFEPLPWHMFFIGSMFGWVTSTGRLRFRSGWAETGKGQAKSPMFAAIGLYLLGWYGVPRAEIYSIGQSKATANVLFKDAAAMCQTNIPGAEDGETDTLESRGEVIIRGEGDNAWQIEHPESKSKFKALANGEAVSGPRPICVAADEIHEFKTNTSLEMWQRAIAKMPGDGFMLLGTNTPASTQLVGTEYSTFYQRIARGEFIDDEHFSFIARVDKADQDKVFDNEACWQKALPALGITFPVENIRGEVNTARERLSTAMSVKRLYFGIPLGVVGFWMDEEPWAAVQAKVDPAEHKGEKCWLSLDLSKKNDLTALSACWKREANEEAGEPEHLFVKTWYWTTQSGLADRARRDVAKYVEWAADPAVDFTAVPGATIDKTFAAAEVARLVAEHDVQFLAYDVAGMADFIAACETIGLAVWKFEGPDKPEGYGLKLVPHNQGKRRVFEDKQLTMPTSIEKLEDHVLDREITIDDSPVTYMCAANAIIDSDGQDNRCFDKAKSRGRIDGIVTTAMAVGAATMNEKAGPDMSGWLASAVMS, encoded by the coding sequence ATGGTTGATGGCCGGCTGGTCGTTGGCGAATTGGCGCGGCATGCTGGCGAGCGCCACCTGCGAGACATTGTCGACGGTGAGAGCAGAGGTATTTTCTGGCGGCCAGAACTGAAGGCTCTCAATCCTACTGGGCCGCTCGCGTTTCTTCCGGCAGTTCTGCCGATCACGGCCGGCGCCAAGGCTGGTCATCCGTTCGAACCGCTGCCGTGGCACATGTTCTTCATTGGCTCGATGTTCGGGTGGGTGACGAGTACAGGTCGACTGCGCTTCCGCAGTGGTTGGGCGGAAACTGGCAAGGGGCAGGCCAAAAGCCCGATGTTCGCGGCGATCGGTCTGTATCTCTTGGGATGGTACGGCGTGCCGCGCGCCGAGATTTATTCGATCGGCCAATCGAAGGCGACCGCAAACGTCTTGTTCAAAGACGCCGCGGCGATGTGCCAGACGAACATTCCGGGCGCCGAGGATGGTGAGACAGATACGCTGGAGTCGCGCGGCGAGGTCATAATCCGTGGTGAGGGCGATAACGCCTGGCAAATCGAACACCCGGAATCGAAGTCGAAGTTTAAGGCGCTCGCCAACGGTGAGGCCGTCTCGGGTCCGCGACCCATCTGCGTGGCCGCCGACGAAATCCACGAGTTCAAGACGAACACCTCGCTCGAGATGTGGCAGCGCGCTATCGCGAAGATGCCGGGCGATGGCTTCATGCTGCTGGGGACCAACACGCCGGCGTCCACGCAATTGGTCGGCACGGAATACTCGACATTCTATCAGCGCATAGCGCGCGGCGAATTCATTGACGACGAGCACTTCTCGTTCATTGCTCGTGTCGATAAGGCCGACCAAGACAAGGTGTTCGATAACGAGGCCTGCTGGCAGAAAGCCTTACCAGCGCTGGGTATTACTTTCCCGGTCGAGAATATCCGTGGTGAGGTGAATACGGCGCGAGAGCGACTGTCTACTGCGATGTCGGTCAAGCGCCTGTATTTCGGCATTCCGCTCGGTGTGGTCGGATTTTGGATGGACGAGGAGCCTTGGGCTGCTGTCCAAGCGAAGGTCGATCCAGCTGAGCATAAGGGCGAGAAGTGCTGGCTGTCGCTCGATCTGTCGAAAAAGAACGACTTGACCGCGCTCTCCGCTTGCTGGAAGCGCGAAGCGAACGAGGAAGCTGGCGAGCCCGAGCATCTGTTCGTCAAGACCTGGTACTGGACGACACAAAGCGGACTCGCTGACCGCGCGCGCCGCGATGTTGCCAAGTACGTCGAATGGGCGGCAGACCCCGCCGTTGATTTCACCGCGGTGCCCGGCGCCACAATCGACAAGACTTTTGCCGCGGCCGAAGTCGCAAGGCTCGTGGCCGAGCACGATGTGCAGTTTCTGGCCTACGACGTCGCGGGCATGGCCGATTTCATAGCTGCTTGCGAAACGATCGGCTTGGCAGTCTGGAAGTTTGAGGGGCCGGATAAACCCGAGGGGTACGGCCTGAAGCTGGTTCCACACAATCAAGGCAAGCGGCGTGTCTTCGAGGACAAGCAGCTGACCATGCCGACCTCGATCGAAAAGCTAGAAGATCACGTGCTTGATCGTGAGATCACGATCGACGACTCGCCGGTGACCTATATGTGCGCCGCTAACGCGATCATCGACAGTGACGGGCAAGACAATCGGTGCTTCGACAAAGCGAAATCACGCGGACGCATCGACGGCATCGTGACGACGGCAATGGCCGTCGGCGCCGCAACCATGAACGAAAAGGCTGGGCCTGACATGAGCGGATGGCTTGCCAGCGCGGTGATGAGCTGA
- a CDS encoding phage portal protein: MGLLSWVRRSLSLTDHQGWSLYGGSTWSGKAVTNDGALNLSAWFRGVRLYADVTGALPLKFYERLGNDDRVQVRDHPVAIITGQDPNLEQTTQEFWGAQAAALTISGNAFAEKKFISDRLVSLEPMPRDTCVDRENGALVYRFNDRGKAETLPAVKVFHTRGFHLGGDVGLSPLAYARQSLGLSLATEEATGKTFAQGMRASGFFTGPRLDPVQRADFKKTFIDPIVGNNAEAHYGILENGFDFKQVNMSPKDAEMLLSRRFNIEELARFLGVPPILLGHAQDGMTAWGSGVENIMLSWLTLGLNSFLTNIEKSVNKRLLRPEERIKYYAEFDRNALLQADSEARGEFISKMIQNAQMTPNEGRKKDNRSPMPGGDQLLINSTLIPLTSAGASRSLAPTTQTTPGPTP; this comes from the coding sequence ATGGGACTGCTATCGTGGGTTCGTCGGAGCCTCAGTCTCACGGACCATCAGGGGTGGTCGCTCTACGGAGGAAGTACCTGGTCGGGAAAAGCCGTCACCAACGACGGCGCGCTCAACCTGTCCGCTTGGTTTCGCGGTGTCCGGCTATACGCTGACGTAACCGGAGCTCTGCCGCTGAAGTTCTATGAGCGGCTCGGCAATGACGATCGCGTCCAGGTCCGTGACCACCCGGTGGCGATCATCACCGGCCAAGATCCGAACCTGGAGCAGACGACCCAAGAGTTCTGGGGCGCGCAGGCGGCGGCATTGACGATCAGCGGTAATGCATTCGCCGAAAAAAAGTTTATCTCTGATCGCCTGGTTTCGCTTGAGCCGATGCCGCGCGATACCTGCGTCGACCGCGAAAATGGCGCCCTAGTTTATCGGTTCAACGATCGCGGCAAGGCGGAGACGCTGCCGGCCGTTAAGGTCTTTCACACGCGAGGCTTTCATCTCGGGGGTGATGTCGGTCTCTCGCCGCTGGCCTATGCGCGGCAGTCTCTAGGCTTGTCCTTGGCGACGGAAGAGGCGACCGGCAAGACGTTTGCCCAGGGGATGCGGGCGTCTGGTTTCTTCACCGGGCCGCGGCTGGATCCGGTTCAGCGGGCAGACTTCAAGAAGACGTTCATCGACCCGATAGTCGGCAATAACGCTGAGGCACATTACGGCATCTTGGAGAACGGGTTCGACTTCAAGCAGGTCAATATGTCTCCGAAGGATGCGGAGATGCTCCTCTCTCGACGCTTCAATATCGAAGAGCTGGCGCGGTTTCTCGGTGTGCCACCTATTTTGCTTGGTCACGCGCAGGATGGGATGACGGCCTGGGGGAGTGGCGTCGAAAACATCATGCTCTCCTGGCTTACGCTGGGGCTCAACTCCTTCCTGACCAACATTGAAAAGTCAGTGAATAAGCGGCTTCTGCGGCCGGAAGAGCGCATCAAGTATTATGCAGAGTTCGATCGCAACGCACTGCTTCAGGCCGACAGCGAGGCGCGGGGCGAGTTCATTTCGAAGATGATCCAGAACGCGCAGATGACGCCGAACGAAGGCCGCAAGAAAGACAATCGCAGCCCAATGCCGGGCGGCGATCAGCTGCTGATCAACTCGACTTTGATCCCACTCACATCGGCAGGCGCCAGCCGATCGCTCGCGCCGACAACCCAAACAACCCCGGGACCAACGCCATGA
- a CDS encoding HK97 family phage prohead protease — protein MKAADDAGSIEGYASVFGNRDSYNEVVMPGAFADSLAKHQREGTYPLMLWQHNPDEPIGVWNELVDDGKGLFGKGKLLQGVRRADEAIIMLKAGAIQGMSIGYREVDVEPADAGGPRKLVKLDLLEASIVSFPANRRARVDSVKNEKFDDFARRLRDGEPPSIKEFEDVLRDAGIPKAMAVQIASVGYAKAIRSESEGAEASEAAVKSMADAMSSLRSIIPRPAEGTHQ, from the coding sequence GTGAAGGCGGCTGACGACGCGGGATCGATCGAGGGCTATGCCTCCGTCTTCGGCAATCGTGACAGCTACAACGAAGTCGTGATGCCTGGCGCATTCGCCGACAGCCTCGCCAAGCACCAGCGCGAGGGCACCTATCCGTTGATGCTCTGGCAGCACAACCCGGACGAACCGATTGGTGTCTGGAATGAGCTTGTCGATGACGGGAAGGGCCTCTTCGGGAAAGGGAAGCTCTTGCAGGGCGTCCGTCGGGCGGATGAAGCGATCATCATGCTGAAGGCCGGCGCTATTCAAGGGATGTCGATCGGCTATCGCGAGGTGGACGTTGAGCCGGCGGATGCGGGTGGCCCACGCAAGCTGGTCAAGCTTGATCTGCTCGAAGCCTCGATTGTGTCATTCCCGGCCAACCGTCGCGCGCGTGTTGACTCTGTCAAGAACGAGAAGTTCGACGATTTTGCGCGCCGTCTGCGTGACGGCGAACCGCCATCCATCAAAGAATTCGAGGATGTCCTGCGTGATGCCGGCATCCCCAAAGCCATGGCCGTACAGATCGCCTCTGTCGGCTATGCGAAGGCCATTCGGAGCGAGTCTGAGGGCGCAGAGGCGAGCGAAGCTGCAGTGAAATCGATGGCAGATGCCATGTCGTCGCTGCGGTCCATCATCCCCAGACCCGCTGAAGGAACTCACCAATGA